GGCTCGATGCCCCATGGGTCGAAGGGTGCATCGAGGCTGCGCCGCACCCAGGCGGCGTGCAGGCCGGCATGGCGGGCGCCGATCACATCGAAGGGATTGCTCGAAATCAGCCAGGTATCGCCGGGCGCCACCTCGAGGCGGTTGCGCAGATGCGCGTAGACGGCCGGGTCGGGCTTGAAGCGCTTGATCTCATCGACGCTGATCACCGCTTCGAAGCGCTCGAGGATGCCAGCCTGCTCCAGCAGACCGCTGACCGCGTCGCAGGTGCCGTTGGAGAAGGCCACGCAGCGCATGCCGTTCGCAGCCAGGCGTTCGAGGGCATTCACCGTTTCGGCAAAGGCCGGCAGGCGACCATAGGCCGCCATCAGGTGGTCCTTGTCGACGTCCGTGAGCTGTGTCTGCAACGCACGGTCGGTGAAATCCAGCGCCTCGCGGGTGCACTGGCCGAAGGGCACGTAGGCTCCCATCAGGCCGCGGCGAAAGCTGTACTCCAGCTGCTTGTCGCGCCAGCGGCGCGAGAACTCGGCGGCCATTTCCCCCCTGCCGGCCCTGCCGAGCCGCTCCTCCAGCTCGGTGACCACGCCGTGGGTATCGATCAGGGTGCCGTAGACATCGAAGGCCAGTACCGTTGCCATCTGCTGTGCTCCTCGTTTCGCTTTGTTAGCCACAGCATGGGGTCTGCCGCGCGCGGGCTCAAGGTGACCGGGTTGAGGTCCACCACACTATGGCGCCAATCGCGCCAGGGCAAAGTTGGCGATGGCGGTGTCCTGCACCCCGGTACCGGTCAGGTCGCACACGGTGATGGCCGCTTCCGATACCCGCAGGTTTTCGCCCCGCGCGATCACGCGCCCCAGCTCATGCACCTTGAACGGCGGCTCGCGCCCCGCATTGGCGAAAACCTTGAGCTCACCGTTGTGCTCGCTCTGGGCACGGCTGTCGCAGACGAAGGCGTCGGCCCGGGTCAGCACCGACTCGTCGAGTTCGCGCTTGTCGGGGCTGTCCGAACCCATGGCGGTGACATGCACGCCCTCGGGCAGGTCGCTGGCGTGCAGCAGCGGCTCCCGCGAGGGGGTGGCAGTAATGATGATGTCGGCCTGGGCACAGGCGCCGTGCACACTGTCGCGCACGGTGACGGTGAAGCCCTGGCGGCGCATGTCGTCGGCGTAGGCCTCGGCACTTTCACGGTGACGTGTCCACACATCGAGGGTGTCGATGTTGCGCACCAGGCGCAGCGCCTCGACCTGGCGCCGCGCCTGCTCGCCGGCACCGATCACGCCGACCCGCCGACTATCCTTCCGCGACAGGTGATTGGCCGCAATCGCCCCGGCCACCACGGTGCGCACCATGGTCAGGTAGCCCTCGTCGAACAGCACCGCCTCGACCTGGCCGGTTTCGGCGGAGAACAGCAGCATCAGCCCGCTCAGGCTCGGCAGGCCGCGCCTGGGGTTGTCGAAGGCGCCGCTGCTGACCTTGATCGCATAGCGCTTCCAGCCCTTGATGTGGGCCGTCTTGACGTCGACCTCGCTGTTGAACTCCTCCATGGCCATCGACAGGATCGGCGGCTGCACCACCTCGCCGCGACCCAGGGCGGCGAACCCCGCCTCGACCTGGCGCAGGGCATCTTCGTCGATACCCACCGCCGCCTCGATCTCATCACGCCGATAGAGCTCCATCCCTTCCTCCTGGTTCGTCTCTGATCACATCAGCGCCCACACATGCTCCGCGCCCGATCCAGCGTCTCCAGCGCCACGCCATTGCCGGACAGAATCAGCGCCACCCGCTGGCCGCGCACCTCGATGCCATGCTCGGCCAGGGCGGCCAGCCCCACCGCGGCGGCCCCTTCCACCAGCAGCTTCTCGTGTTCGAGTAGATCGACCATGGCGTGGGCGATGGCGACTTCCGAGACCTGGTAGTGGTCGTCCATCACCTCGCGCACCAGGCCGAAGGTGCAACGATTGTCGAGGCCGATGCCGCCGCCCAGCGAGTCGGCCAGGCTTTCGACCTCTTCCACCGCCACGGGCCGCCCCGCCTGAAGGCTCTCCCACATGGCCGCGCCATGGGAGAGGCTGACGCCGGTGAGGCGGGTCTCGGGGCGAATGGCCTTCACCGCCGCGCCGATGCCGCCCAGCAACCCGCCGCCGGAGAGCCCGACGATGACCCGGTCGAGATCCGGCGCGTCCTCCATCAGCTCCAGCCCGATGGTGCCCTGGCCGGCCGCGATCAGGGGATCGTCGAAGGGGGGAATCAGCGTCATGCCGCGCTCGTGCACCAGCCGCTCGACCTCGCCGAAGGCCTCGTCCTGGCTCTCGCCCACGCGCCGCACCTCGGCGCCCAGCGCCTCGATGGCCACCACCTTGTTGGCCGGCACCAGCCGCGACAGGCAGATCGTCGCGGCAATGCCGAGCCTGGAGGCGGCAAAGGCCACGGCGCGCCCGTGGTTGCCGGTAGAGGCCGTGACCACGCCGGCTTCCAGGGCATCGCGGCCGTGACGCTCGATCAGCGCGGCGATCATGTTGGTGGCGCCGCGCAGCTTGAAGGCACCGGTGGGCTGCTGGGTTTCGAGCTTGAGCAGGATCTCGGCGTCGAAGCGCTCGGAGAGCGCGCGGGAGCAGACCAGCGGGGTCCGTGCCGCCTGACCGGCAATGCGGCGACGGGCCTGATAGATGGAAGCGAGGGAAACGCCGTGCTCGGACTGAGTCATCGCGGATACTCACGTGGCCTAGGGCGCCGGCCGCGACCCATTGCCCATCAGCCTAGTCTGCGAACCGACACAGGGGCAAAAAACGGAATGACCGCGGGCAGGACCCGCGGTCATTGGGTTCAGCTCAGGCGCGTTCAGCTGATCGACATGGAGGCCTTGACCACGCCCTCACGAACCAGCTCGTCGGTGACCTTGTTCACCGCACGCTCGGCCCGGGCGACGATCTCGTCGACCTCGGCGCGGGTGGCAATCAACGGCGGCGCGAAGCCGAGGATGTCGCCCTGGGGCATGGCGCGGGCGATCAGGTTCTCGTCCAGCGCCGCCGCGGCGATGCGCGCGCCGACCTTGTGCGCGGCATCGAAGTGCTTACGCTTGGCCGGGTCGACGGAGAACTCCAGCGCGGCCAGCATGCCCACCCCGCGCACGTTGCCGACGATGGGGTGGTCGCCGAAGGCAGCCTGCATCCGCTGCTGCAGGTAGGCGCCGGTCTCGGCGGCGTTGCGGGTCAGCCCCTCACGCTCGATGATCGCCAGGTTGGCCAGCGCCGCGGCGCAGCCCAGGGCGTGGCCGGAGTAGGTCCAGCCGTGGCCGATGGGGCCGTACTGGCCGGTGCCCTGCTCCAGCACGTTCCACACGCGGTCGCCGACGATCACGCCGGAGAGTGGCTGATAGGCGCTGGTCAGGCCCTTGGCGACGGTGATCAGGTCGGGCTTGATGCCGTAGAAGTGGCTGCCGAAGTCGGCGCCGATGCGACCGAAGCCGCACACCACCTCGTCGGCGATCAGCAGCACGTCGTACTTGGCCAGCACGGCCTGGATCGCTTCCCAGTAGCCTTCCGGGGGCGGCACGATGCCGCCGGTGCCGAGCACCGGCTCGCCGATGAAAGCGGCCACGGTGTCGGGGCCTTCGGCCAGGATCATCTCCTCCAGCTTCTTCGCGCAGTACTGGGAGAACTCGCGCTCGCTCATGCCCTCCTGCTCGGCGGCGCGGTGGTAGTAGTACGGCGCCTCGGTGTGCAGGATGCCGGCCAGCGGCAGGTCGAACTGGTCGTGGAACGCCTTCAGGCCAGTCAGCGAGCCGGTGGCAAGCCCCGAGCCATGATAGCCGCGCTGGCGTGAGATCACTTTCTTCTTCTGCGGGCGACCGAGCACGTTGTTGTAGTAGCGCACGATCTTGAGCTGGGTCTCGTTGGCGTCACTGCCACCGAGGCCGTAGTAGACCTTGGACATGCCGGGGCCGGCGAGCTCGATGATCTTCTCGGACAGCGCGATCTGCGGCTCGTTGGAGTGGCCCACGTAGGTGTGGTAGTAGGAGAGCTCCAGCGCCTGCTGGTAGATCGCCTCGGCCACCTCGGTGCGGCCGTAGCCGATGTTGACGCAGTACAGCCCGGCGAAGCCGTCGATGAACT
This portion of the Billgrantia sulfidoxydans genome encodes:
- a CDS encoding haloacid dehalogenase type II, with product MATVLAFDVYGTLIDTHGVVTELEERLGRAGRGEMAAEFSRRWRDKQLEYSFRRGLMGAYVPFGQCTREALDFTDRALQTQLTDVDKDHLMAAYGRLPAFAETVNALERLAANGMRCVAFSNGTCDAVSGLLEQAGILERFEAVISVDEIKRFKPDPAVYAHLRNRLEVAPGDTWLISSNPFDVIGARHAGLHAAWVRRSLDAPFDPWGIEPDLTVTDLEALSDRLS
- a CDS encoding cyclodeaminase, which produces MELYRRDEIEAAVGIDEDALRQVEAGFAALGRGEVVQPPILSMAMEEFNSEVDVKTAHIKGWKRYAIKVSSGAFDNPRRGLPSLSGLMLLFSAETGQVEAVLFDEGYLTMVRTVVAGAIAANHLSRKDSRRVGVIGAGEQARRQVEALRLVRNIDTLDVWTRHRESAEAYADDMRRQGFTVTVRDSVHGACAQADIIITATPSREPLLHASDLPEGVHVTAMGSDSPDKRELDESVLTRADAFVCDSRAQSEHNGELKVFANAGREPPFKVHELGRVIARGENLRVSEAAITVCDLTGTGVQDTAIANFALARLAP
- the eutB gene encoding hydroxyectoine utilization dehydratase EutB, whose protein sequence is MTQSEHGVSLASIYQARRRIAGQAARTPLVCSRALSERFDAEILLKLETQQPTGAFKLRGATNMIAALIERHGRDALEAGVVTASTGNHGRAVAFAASRLGIAATICLSRLVPANKVVAIEALGAEVRRVGESQDEAFGEVERLVHERGMTLIPPFDDPLIAAGQGTIGLELMEDAPDLDRVIVGLSGGGLLGGIGAAVKAIRPETRLTGVSLSHGAAMWESLQAGRPVAVEEVESLADSLGGGIGLDNRCTFGLVREVMDDHYQVSEVAIAHAMVDLLEHEKLLVEGAAAVGLAALAEHGIEVRGQRVALILSGNGVALETLDRARSMCGR
- a CDS encoding aminotransferase, whose product is MSQQHRDLIERDRKVTFHASTHLRDFAHGDAPGRVITGGKGIHIVDKDGREFIDGFAGLYCVNIGYGRTEVAEAIYQQALELSYYHTYVGHSNEPQIALSEKIIELAGPGMSKVYYGLGGSDANETQLKIVRYYNNVLGRPQKKKVISRQRGYHGSGLATGSLTGLKAFHDQFDLPLAGILHTEAPYYYHRAAEQEGMSEREFSQYCAKKLEEMILAEGPDTVAAFIGEPVLGTGGIVPPPEGYWEAIQAVLAKYDVLLIADEVVCGFGRIGADFGSHFYGIKPDLITVAKGLTSAYQPLSGVIVGDRVWNVLEQGTGQYGPIGHGWTYSGHALGCAAALANLAIIEREGLTRNAAETGAYLQQRMQAAFGDHPIVGNVRGVGMLAALEFSVDPAKRKHFDAAHKVGARIAAAALDENLIARAMPQGDILGFAPPLIATRAEVDEIVARAERAVNKVTDELVREGVVKASMSIS